One genomic window of Falco cherrug isolate bFalChe1 chromosome 20, bFalChe1.pri, whole genome shotgun sequence includes the following:
- the GRB7 gene encoding growth factor receptor-bound protein 7 isoform X3, which yields MDAMDGGAQRSGLQDPPGPGSAEQEGVPGEWDGGEGPPEVKRSQPLFIHSSSRQPEEEPRASSLPSIPNPFPELCSPSNSPILSSPALGQGPPREGTSHVVKVFGEDGACRSLEVSAGTTARQLCETLVRRTRALQDHSWALVELHQHLALERCLEDHESVVEVQSSWPPGADSRFVFRKNFAKYELFKSNAQSFFPEVMVSSCLEANKSMAHSELIQNFLNSGSCPEVQGFLQLREAGRKVWKRFYFSLRRSGLYYSTKGTSKDPRHLQYFADLTESNIYYVTQGKKHYGTPTEFGFCIKPSKVRSGVKGLKLLCSEDEQSRSCWMAAFRLFKYGMQLYRNYQQAQARLSQPPWIGPTPLVSAAPATAPTPWGPPRSPPAPLQRSVSDNALVAMDFSGCTGRVIENPSEVLTVALEEAQAWRKTTHRYSLPAACQSSPLSAAIHRTQPWFHGRISREDTQQLIGRQGLVDGVFLVRESQRNPKGFVLSLCHLQRVKHYLILPSEEEGRLYFTMDDGQTRFADLIQLVEFHQINRGILPCKLRHYCTCVAL from the exons ATGGATGCCATGGACGGGGGGGCTCAGCGGAGCGGCCTCCAGGACCCCCCCGGGCCAGGCAGCGCAGAGCAGGAGGGGGTCCCTGGCGAGTGGGATGGGGGCGAGGGGCCACCAGAGGTCAAACGCTCCCAGCCCCTCTTCATCCACAGCagcag ccGGCAGCCGGAGGAGGAGCCGCGCGCCTCGTCGCTGCCCAGCATCCCCAACCCCTTCCCCgagctctgcagcccctccAACTCGCCCATCctcagcagcccagccctggggcagggacccccccgaGAAGGCACCTCCCAC GTGGTGAAGGTGTTCGGCGAGGACGGCGCGTGCCGCTCGCTGGAGGTGTCGGCGGGGACGACGGCGCGGCAGCTCTGCGAGACGCTGGTGCGGAGGACACGGGCGCTGCAGGACCACAGCTGGGCCCTGGTTGAGCTGCACCAGCACCTGGCTTTGG AGCGGTGCCTGGAGGACCACGAGTCGGTGGTGGAGGTGCAGAGCTCCTGGCCCCCGGGTGCCGACAGCCGCTTTGTTTTCCGGAAGAACTTCGCCAAGTATGAGCTCTTCAAGAGCAACGCG caGTCCTTCTTCCCCGAGGTGATGGTGTCCAGCTGCCTGGAGGCAAATAAGAGCATGGCGCACTCTGAGCTCATCCAG AACTTCCTCAACTCCGGGAGCTGCCCCGAGGTCCAGGGCTTCCTGCAGCTGCGGGAGGCTGGGCGCAAGGTCTGGAAGCGTTTCTACTTCTCCCTGCGCCGCTCGGGGCTTTACTACTCCACCAAAGGCACCTCCAAG GACCCCCGGCATCTCCAGTACTTCGCCGACCTCACAGAGTCCAACATCTACTACGTGACGCAGGGCAAGAAGCACTACGGGACGCCCACTGAGTTTGGCTTCTGCATCAAG CCCTCCAAGGTGCGGAGCGGCGTGAAGGGCctgaagctgctctgcagcGAGGATGAGCAGAGCCGGAGCTGCTGGATGGCAGCTTTCCGCCTCTTCAAG TATGGCATGCAGCTCTACCGCAACTACCAGCAAGCGCAAGCACGGCTGAGCCAGCCCCCCTGGATTGGCCCCACACCCCTGGTGAGTGCtgcccctgccacagcccccaccccatGGGGACCCCCACGGTCACCCCCCGCTCCCCTGCAGCGAAGCGTCTCAGACAACGCGCTGGTGGCCATGGACTTCTCGGGGTGCACGGGACGGGTGATCGAGAACCCCAGCGAGGTGCTGACGGTGGCACTGGAGGAGGCACAGGCCTGGAGG AAGACGACGCACCGGTacagcctgccagcagcctgccagaGCTCCCCGCTCAGCGCCG CCATCCACCGCACCCAGCCCTGGTTCCACGGGCGCATCTCCCGGGAGGACACCCAGCAGCTCATCGGCCGTCAGGGCTTGGTGGATGG TGTCTTCCTGGTGCGGGAGAGCCAGCGCAACCCCAAGGGCTTCGtcctgtccctgtgccacctGCAGAGGGTCAAACACTATCTCATCCTGCCG AGCGAGGAGGAGGGTCGGCTCTACTTCACCATGGACGACGGGCAGACCCGCTTCGCCGACCTCATCCAGCTTGTGGAGTTTCACCAGATCAACCGTGGCATCCTGCCGTGCAAGCTGCGGCACTACTGCACCTGCGTGGCTCTCTGA
- the GRB7 gene encoding growth factor receptor-bound protein 7 isoform X1 produces the protein MDAMDGGAQRSGLQDPPGPGSAEQEGVPGEWDGGEGPPEVKRSQPLFIHSSSRQPEEEPRASSLPSIPNPFPELCSPSNSPILSSPALGQGPPREGTSHVVKVFGEDGACRSLEVSAGTTARQLCETLVRRTRALQDHSWALVELHQHLALERCLEDHESVVEVQSSWPPGADSRFVFRKNFAKYELFKSNAQSFFPEVMVSSCLEANKSMAHSELIQNFLNSGSCPEVQGFLQLREAGRKVWKRFYFSLRRSGLYYSTKGTSKDPRHLQYFADLTESNIYYVTQGKKHYGTPTEFGFCIKPSKVRSGVKGLKLLCSEDEQSRSCWMAAFRLFKYGMQLYRNYQQAQARLSQPPWIGPTPLVSAAPATAPTPWGPPRSPPAPLQRSVSDNALVAMDFSGCTGRVIENPSEVLTVALEEAQAWRKKTTHRYSLPAACQSSPLSAAIHRTQPWFHGRISREDTQQLIGRQGLVDGVFLVRESQRNPKGFVLSLCHLQRVKHYLILPSEEEGRLYFTMDDGQTRFADLIQLVEFHQINRGILPCKLRHYCTCVAL, from the exons ATGGATGCCATGGACGGGGGGGCTCAGCGGAGCGGCCTCCAGGACCCCCCCGGGCCAGGCAGCGCAGAGCAGGAGGGGGTCCCTGGCGAGTGGGATGGGGGCGAGGGGCCACCAGAGGTCAAACGCTCCCAGCCCCTCTTCATCCACAGCagcag ccGGCAGCCGGAGGAGGAGCCGCGCGCCTCGTCGCTGCCCAGCATCCCCAACCCCTTCCCCgagctctgcagcccctccAACTCGCCCATCctcagcagcccagccctggggcagggacccccccgaGAAGGCACCTCCCAC GTGGTGAAGGTGTTCGGCGAGGACGGCGCGTGCCGCTCGCTGGAGGTGTCGGCGGGGACGACGGCGCGGCAGCTCTGCGAGACGCTGGTGCGGAGGACACGGGCGCTGCAGGACCACAGCTGGGCCCTGGTTGAGCTGCACCAGCACCTGGCTTTGG AGCGGTGCCTGGAGGACCACGAGTCGGTGGTGGAGGTGCAGAGCTCCTGGCCCCCGGGTGCCGACAGCCGCTTTGTTTTCCGGAAGAACTTCGCCAAGTATGAGCTCTTCAAGAGCAACGCG caGTCCTTCTTCCCCGAGGTGATGGTGTCCAGCTGCCTGGAGGCAAATAAGAGCATGGCGCACTCTGAGCTCATCCAG AACTTCCTCAACTCCGGGAGCTGCCCCGAGGTCCAGGGCTTCCTGCAGCTGCGGGAGGCTGGGCGCAAGGTCTGGAAGCGTTTCTACTTCTCCCTGCGCCGCTCGGGGCTTTACTACTCCACCAAAGGCACCTCCAAG GACCCCCGGCATCTCCAGTACTTCGCCGACCTCACAGAGTCCAACATCTACTACGTGACGCAGGGCAAGAAGCACTACGGGACGCCCACTGAGTTTGGCTTCTGCATCAAG CCCTCCAAGGTGCGGAGCGGCGTGAAGGGCctgaagctgctctgcagcGAGGATGAGCAGAGCCGGAGCTGCTGGATGGCAGCTTTCCGCCTCTTCAAG TATGGCATGCAGCTCTACCGCAACTACCAGCAAGCGCAAGCACGGCTGAGCCAGCCCCCCTGGATTGGCCCCACACCCCTGGTGAGTGCtgcccctgccacagcccccaccccatGGGGACCCCCACGGTCACCCCCCGCTCCCCTGCAGCGAAGCGTCTCAGACAACGCGCTGGTGGCCATGGACTTCTCGGGGTGCACGGGACGGGTGATCGAGAACCCCAGCGAGGTGCTGACGGTGGCACTGGAGGAGGCACAGGCCTGGAGG AAGAAGACGACGCACCGGTacagcctgccagcagcctgccagaGCTCCCCGCTCAGCGCCG CCATCCACCGCACCCAGCCCTGGTTCCACGGGCGCATCTCCCGGGAGGACACCCAGCAGCTCATCGGCCGTCAGGGCTTGGTGGATGG TGTCTTCCTGGTGCGGGAGAGCCAGCGCAACCCCAAGGGCTTCGtcctgtccctgtgccacctGCAGAGGGTCAAACACTATCTCATCCTGCCG AGCGAGGAGGAGGGTCGGCTCTACTTCACCATGGACGACGGGCAGACCCGCTTCGCCGACCTCATCCAGCTTGTGGAGTTTCACCAGATCAACCGTGGCATCCTGCCGTGCAAGCTGCGGCACTACTGCACCTGCGTGGCTCTCTGA
- the MIEN1 gene encoding migration and invasion enhancer 1 has protein sequence MAAAQPRHLLGSGQTSSGGRSQLHLTTLASQPGRPRRQARGEGAGTHTRRGNCREPARRHGPPRSSATRHPCQATGAIVQEVPQPSEAVRSSRPQVAPPPARGSEGSGARPEAPRHVAAPGSGGRAAGPAAMSGGAEAAAAAGEGAGAGAERRVRIVVEYCEPCGFEPTYQELASAVKEEYPDIEIESRLGGTGAFEIEINGQLVFSKLENGGFPYEKDLIEAIRRARNGEPLEKITNSRPPCVIL, from the exons ATGGCGGCAGCCCAGCCCAGACACCTCCTCGGGTCCGGCCAAACCAGTTCTGGCGGCCGCTCCCAGCTCCACCTCACCACGCTGGCATCCCAgccggggcggccgcgccggCAGGCCAGGGGCGAGGGAGCCGGCACCCACACCCGCCGTGGGAACTGCCGCGAGCCCGCCCGCCGGCACGGCCCCCCACGCAGCAGTGCCACCCGGCACCCCTGCCAGGCCACCGGTGCCATCGTCCAGGAGGTGCCGCAGCCCTCGGAGG CTGTGCGTTCCTCCCGCCCGCAGGTggcgcccccgcccgcccgcggcagCGAGGGGAGCGGCGCGCGGCCGGAAGCGCCGCGTCACGTGGCCGCACCCGGAAGCGGCGggcgagcggcggggccggcggcgatgagcggcggggccgaggcggcggcagcagccggggaaggggccggggctggggccgaGCGGCGGGTCCGCATCGTGGTGGAGTACTG CGAGCCCTGCGGCTTCGAGCCCACGTACCAGGAGCTGGCGAGCGCCGTCAAGGAGGAGTACCCCGACATCGAGATTGAgtccaggctggggggcacag GTGCCTTTGAGATTGAGATCAACGGGCAGCTGGTCTTCTCCAAGCTGGAGAACGGAGGCTTTCCCTACGAAAAGGAC CTGATTGAAGCGATTCGCAGAGCGAGGAATGGGGAACCACTGGAGAAAATCACCAACAGCCGCCCCCCCTGCGTCATCCTGTAG
- the LOC102057064 gene encoding retinol dehydrogenase 8-like: protein MAPKTVLITGCSSGIGLALAVRLARDKQRRFRVIATMRNVGRSGALAAAAGPALGRTLEIKQLDVCDEDSIRACLNSIPGRHIDVLVSNAGVGMAGPLECQSLAAMQSLMDTNFFGLVRLVKEVLPDMKRRRGGHIVVISSIMGLQGIVFNDIYAASKFAVEGFCESLVVQALRFNVAISLVEPGPVTTEFEMKLYEEAKRADYSRTDPETADIFTNLYLRNSRDVFASLGQTPEDIAEHTLRVIEAARPPFRHQTNVAYTPMAALKHADPSGALMTDAFYKLVFKYDAVLRLSLRAIRLLRWKAQKVKEGVRLLGFR, encoded by the exons ATGGCTCCGAAGACGGTGCTGATCACCGGCTGCTCCTCCGGCATCGGGCTGGCGCTGGCGGTGAGGCTGGCACGGGACAAGCAGCGCCGCTTCCGAG TTATCGCCACCATGAGGAACGTGGGCAGGAGCGGggcgctggcggcggcggcggggccggcgctggGTCGGACGCTGGAGATCAAGCAGCTGGATGTCTGCGACGAGGACTCCATCCGCGCCTGCCTCAACAGCATCCCTGGGCGCCACATCGACGTCCTGG TCAGCAACGCCGGGGTGGGCATGGCTGGCCCCCTGGAGTGCCAGAGCCTGGCAGCCATGCAGAGCCTCATGGACACCAACTTCTTCGGCCTCGTCCGCCTGGTCAAGGAGGTCCTGCCCGACATGAagcgccgccgcggggggcACATTGTGGTCATCAGCAGCATCATGGGCCTGCAGG GCATCGTCTTCAACGACATCTACGCAGCCTCCAAGTTTGCGGTGGAGGGTTTCTGCGAGAGCCTGGTGGTGCAGGCGCTGCGCTTCAATGTGGC GATCAGCCTGGTGGAGCCAGGGCCGGTGACGACGGAGTTCGAGATGAAGTTGTACGAGGAAGCCAAACGCGCTGACTACTCGCGGACCGACCCCGAGACGGCTGACATCTTCACCAACCTCTACCTGAGGAACTCCAGGGACGTCTTCGCCAGCCTGGGCCAGACCCCTGAGGACATCGCGGAG CACACACTGCGGGTGATCGAGGCGGCTCGGCCACCCTTCCGGCATCAGACCAATGTGGCGTACACGCCGATGGCCGCGCTGAAGCATGCCGACCCCAGCGGCGCCCTCATGACCGATGCTTTCTACAAGCTGGTGTTCAAGTACGACGCGGTGCTGCGGCTCAGCCTCCGCGCCATCCGCCTGCTCCGCTGGAAAGCCCAGAAGGTGAAGGAGGGTGTCCGGCTGTTGGGCTTCAGATAG
- the GRB7 gene encoding growth factor receptor-bound protein 7 isoform X2 — translation MDAMDGGAQRSGLQDPPGPGSAEQEGVPGEWDGGEGPPEVKRSQPLFIHSSSRQPEEEPRASSLPSIPNPFPELCSPSNSPILSSPALGQGPPREGTSHVVKVFGEDGACRSLEVSAGTTARQLCETLVRRTRALQDHSWALVELHQHLALERCLEDHESVVEVQSSWPPGADSRFVFRKNFAKYELFKSNASFFPEVMVSSCLEANKSMAHSELIQNFLNSGSCPEVQGFLQLREAGRKVWKRFYFSLRRSGLYYSTKGTSKDPRHLQYFADLTESNIYYVTQGKKHYGTPTEFGFCIKPSKVRSGVKGLKLLCSEDEQSRSCWMAAFRLFKYGMQLYRNYQQAQARLSQPPWIGPTPLVSAAPATAPTPWGPPRSPPAPLQRSVSDNALVAMDFSGCTGRVIENPSEVLTVALEEAQAWRKKTTHRYSLPAACQSSPLSAAIHRTQPWFHGRISREDTQQLIGRQGLVDGVFLVRESQRNPKGFVLSLCHLQRVKHYLILPSEEEGRLYFTMDDGQTRFADLIQLVEFHQINRGILPCKLRHYCTCVAL, via the exons ATGGATGCCATGGACGGGGGGGCTCAGCGGAGCGGCCTCCAGGACCCCCCCGGGCCAGGCAGCGCAGAGCAGGAGGGGGTCCCTGGCGAGTGGGATGGGGGCGAGGGGCCACCAGAGGTCAAACGCTCCCAGCCCCTCTTCATCCACAGCagcag ccGGCAGCCGGAGGAGGAGCCGCGCGCCTCGTCGCTGCCCAGCATCCCCAACCCCTTCCCCgagctctgcagcccctccAACTCGCCCATCctcagcagcccagccctggggcagggacccccccgaGAAGGCACCTCCCAC GTGGTGAAGGTGTTCGGCGAGGACGGCGCGTGCCGCTCGCTGGAGGTGTCGGCGGGGACGACGGCGCGGCAGCTCTGCGAGACGCTGGTGCGGAGGACACGGGCGCTGCAGGACCACAGCTGGGCCCTGGTTGAGCTGCACCAGCACCTGGCTTTGG AGCGGTGCCTGGAGGACCACGAGTCGGTGGTGGAGGTGCAGAGCTCCTGGCCCCCGGGTGCCGACAGCCGCTTTGTTTTCCGGAAGAACTTCGCCAAGTATGAGCTCTTCAAGAGCAACGCG TCCTTCTTCCCCGAGGTGATGGTGTCCAGCTGCCTGGAGGCAAATAAGAGCATGGCGCACTCTGAGCTCATCCAG AACTTCCTCAACTCCGGGAGCTGCCCCGAGGTCCAGGGCTTCCTGCAGCTGCGGGAGGCTGGGCGCAAGGTCTGGAAGCGTTTCTACTTCTCCCTGCGCCGCTCGGGGCTTTACTACTCCACCAAAGGCACCTCCAAG GACCCCCGGCATCTCCAGTACTTCGCCGACCTCACAGAGTCCAACATCTACTACGTGACGCAGGGCAAGAAGCACTACGGGACGCCCACTGAGTTTGGCTTCTGCATCAAG CCCTCCAAGGTGCGGAGCGGCGTGAAGGGCctgaagctgctctgcagcGAGGATGAGCAGAGCCGGAGCTGCTGGATGGCAGCTTTCCGCCTCTTCAAG TATGGCATGCAGCTCTACCGCAACTACCAGCAAGCGCAAGCACGGCTGAGCCAGCCCCCCTGGATTGGCCCCACACCCCTGGTGAGTGCtgcccctgccacagcccccaccccatGGGGACCCCCACGGTCACCCCCCGCTCCCCTGCAGCGAAGCGTCTCAGACAACGCGCTGGTGGCCATGGACTTCTCGGGGTGCACGGGACGGGTGATCGAGAACCCCAGCGAGGTGCTGACGGTGGCACTGGAGGAGGCACAGGCCTGGAGG AAGAAGACGACGCACCGGTacagcctgccagcagcctgccagaGCTCCCCGCTCAGCGCCG CCATCCACCGCACCCAGCCCTGGTTCCACGGGCGCATCTCCCGGGAGGACACCCAGCAGCTCATCGGCCGTCAGGGCTTGGTGGATGG TGTCTTCCTGGTGCGGGAGAGCCAGCGCAACCCCAAGGGCTTCGtcctgtccctgtgccacctGCAGAGGGTCAAACACTATCTCATCCTGCCG AGCGAGGAGGAGGGTCGGCTCTACTTCACCATGGACGACGGGCAGACCCGCTTCGCCGACCTCATCCAGCTTGTGGAGTTTCACCAGATCAACCGTGGCATCCTGCCGTGCAAGCTGCGGCACTACTGCACCTGCGTGGCTCTCTGA
- the GRB7 gene encoding growth factor receptor-bound protein 7 isoform X5 yields MDAMDGGAQRSGLQDPPGPGSAEQEGVPGEWDGGEGPPEVKRSQPLFIHSSSRQPEEEPRASSLPSIPNPFPELCSPSNSPILSSPALGQGPPREGTSHVVKVFGEDGACRSLEVSAGTTARQLCETLVRRTRALQDHSWALVELHQHLALERCLEDHESVVEVQSSWPPGADSRFVFRKNFAKYELFKSNASFFPEVMVSSCLEANKSMAHSELIQNFLNSGSCPEVQGFLQLREAGRKVWKRFYFSLRRSGLYYSTKGTSKDPRHLQYFADLTESNIYYVTQGKKHYGTPTEFGFCIKPSKVRSGVKGLKLLCSEDEQSRSCWMAAFRLFKYGMQLYRNYQQAQARLSQPPWIGPTPLRSVSDNALVAMDFSGCTGRVIENPSEVLTVALEEAQAWRKKTTHRYSLPAACQSSPLSAAIHRTQPWFHGRISREDTQQLIGRQGLVDGVFLVRESQRNPKGFVLSLCHLQRVKHYLILPSEEEGRLYFTMDDGQTRFADLIQLVEFHQINRGILPCKLRHYCTCVAL; encoded by the exons ATGGATGCCATGGACGGGGGGGCTCAGCGGAGCGGCCTCCAGGACCCCCCCGGGCCAGGCAGCGCAGAGCAGGAGGGGGTCCCTGGCGAGTGGGATGGGGGCGAGGGGCCACCAGAGGTCAAACGCTCCCAGCCCCTCTTCATCCACAGCagcag ccGGCAGCCGGAGGAGGAGCCGCGCGCCTCGTCGCTGCCCAGCATCCCCAACCCCTTCCCCgagctctgcagcccctccAACTCGCCCATCctcagcagcccagccctggggcagggacccccccgaGAAGGCACCTCCCAC GTGGTGAAGGTGTTCGGCGAGGACGGCGCGTGCCGCTCGCTGGAGGTGTCGGCGGGGACGACGGCGCGGCAGCTCTGCGAGACGCTGGTGCGGAGGACACGGGCGCTGCAGGACCACAGCTGGGCCCTGGTTGAGCTGCACCAGCACCTGGCTTTGG AGCGGTGCCTGGAGGACCACGAGTCGGTGGTGGAGGTGCAGAGCTCCTGGCCCCCGGGTGCCGACAGCCGCTTTGTTTTCCGGAAGAACTTCGCCAAGTATGAGCTCTTCAAGAGCAACGCG TCCTTCTTCCCCGAGGTGATGGTGTCCAGCTGCCTGGAGGCAAATAAGAGCATGGCGCACTCTGAGCTCATCCAG AACTTCCTCAACTCCGGGAGCTGCCCCGAGGTCCAGGGCTTCCTGCAGCTGCGGGAGGCTGGGCGCAAGGTCTGGAAGCGTTTCTACTTCTCCCTGCGCCGCTCGGGGCTTTACTACTCCACCAAAGGCACCTCCAAG GACCCCCGGCATCTCCAGTACTTCGCCGACCTCACAGAGTCCAACATCTACTACGTGACGCAGGGCAAGAAGCACTACGGGACGCCCACTGAGTTTGGCTTCTGCATCAAG CCCTCCAAGGTGCGGAGCGGCGTGAAGGGCctgaagctgctctgcagcGAGGATGAGCAGAGCCGGAGCTGCTGGATGGCAGCTTTCCGCCTCTTCAAG TATGGCATGCAGCTCTACCGCAACTACCAGCAAGCGCAAGCACGGCTGAGCCAGCCCCCCTGGATTGGCCCCACACCCCTG CGAAGCGTCTCAGACAACGCGCTGGTGGCCATGGACTTCTCGGGGTGCACGGGACGGGTGATCGAGAACCCCAGCGAGGTGCTGACGGTGGCACTGGAGGAGGCACAGGCCTGGAGG AAGAAGACGACGCACCGGTacagcctgccagcagcctgccagaGCTCCCCGCTCAGCGCCG CCATCCACCGCACCCAGCCCTGGTTCCACGGGCGCATCTCCCGGGAGGACACCCAGCAGCTCATCGGCCGTCAGGGCTTGGTGGATGG TGTCTTCCTGGTGCGGGAGAGCCAGCGCAACCCCAAGGGCTTCGtcctgtccctgtgccacctGCAGAGGGTCAAACACTATCTCATCCTGCCG AGCGAGGAGGAGGGTCGGCTCTACTTCACCATGGACGACGGGCAGACCCGCTTCGCCGACCTCATCCAGCTTGTGGAGTTTCACCAGATCAACCGTGGCATCCTGCCGTGCAAGCTGCGGCACTACTGCACCTGCGTGGCTCTCTGA
- the GRB7 gene encoding growth factor receptor-bound protein 7 isoform X4: MDAMDGGAQRSGLQDPPGPGSAEQEGVPGEWDGGEGPPEVKRSQPLFIHSSSRQPEEEPRASSLPSIPNPFPELCSPSNSPILSSPALGQGPPREGTSHVVKVFGEDGACRSLEVSAGTTARQLCETLVRRTRALQDHSWALVELHQHLALERCLEDHESVVEVQSSWPPGADSRFVFRKNFAKYELFKSNAQSFFPEVMVSSCLEANKSMAHSELIQNFLNSGSCPEVQGFLQLREAGRKVWKRFYFSLRRSGLYYSTKGTSKDPRHLQYFADLTESNIYYVTQGKKHYGTPTEFGFCIKPSKVRSGVKGLKLLCSEDEQSRSCWMAAFRLFKYGMQLYRNYQQAQARLSQPPWIGPTPLRSVSDNALVAMDFSGCTGRVIENPSEVLTVALEEAQAWRKKTTHRYSLPAACQSSPLSAAIHRTQPWFHGRISREDTQQLIGRQGLVDGVFLVRESQRNPKGFVLSLCHLQRVKHYLILPSEEEGRLYFTMDDGQTRFADLIQLVEFHQINRGILPCKLRHYCTCVAL; this comes from the exons ATGGATGCCATGGACGGGGGGGCTCAGCGGAGCGGCCTCCAGGACCCCCCCGGGCCAGGCAGCGCAGAGCAGGAGGGGGTCCCTGGCGAGTGGGATGGGGGCGAGGGGCCACCAGAGGTCAAACGCTCCCAGCCCCTCTTCATCCACAGCagcag ccGGCAGCCGGAGGAGGAGCCGCGCGCCTCGTCGCTGCCCAGCATCCCCAACCCCTTCCCCgagctctgcagcccctccAACTCGCCCATCctcagcagcccagccctggggcagggacccccccgaGAAGGCACCTCCCAC GTGGTGAAGGTGTTCGGCGAGGACGGCGCGTGCCGCTCGCTGGAGGTGTCGGCGGGGACGACGGCGCGGCAGCTCTGCGAGACGCTGGTGCGGAGGACACGGGCGCTGCAGGACCACAGCTGGGCCCTGGTTGAGCTGCACCAGCACCTGGCTTTGG AGCGGTGCCTGGAGGACCACGAGTCGGTGGTGGAGGTGCAGAGCTCCTGGCCCCCGGGTGCCGACAGCCGCTTTGTTTTCCGGAAGAACTTCGCCAAGTATGAGCTCTTCAAGAGCAACGCG caGTCCTTCTTCCCCGAGGTGATGGTGTCCAGCTGCCTGGAGGCAAATAAGAGCATGGCGCACTCTGAGCTCATCCAG AACTTCCTCAACTCCGGGAGCTGCCCCGAGGTCCAGGGCTTCCTGCAGCTGCGGGAGGCTGGGCGCAAGGTCTGGAAGCGTTTCTACTTCTCCCTGCGCCGCTCGGGGCTTTACTACTCCACCAAAGGCACCTCCAAG GACCCCCGGCATCTCCAGTACTTCGCCGACCTCACAGAGTCCAACATCTACTACGTGACGCAGGGCAAGAAGCACTACGGGACGCCCACTGAGTTTGGCTTCTGCATCAAG CCCTCCAAGGTGCGGAGCGGCGTGAAGGGCctgaagctgctctgcagcGAGGATGAGCAGAGCCGGAGCTGCTGGATGGCAGCTTTCCGCCTCTTCAAG TATGGCATGCAGCTCTACCGCAACTACCAGCAAGCGCAAGCACGGCTGAGCCAGCCCCCCTGGATTGGCCCCACACCCCTG CGAAGCGTCTCAGACAACGCGCTGGTGGCCATGGACTTCTCGGGGTGCACGGGACGGGTGATCGAGAACCCCAGCGAGGTGCTGACGGTGGCACTGGAGGAGGCACAGGCCTGGAGG AAGAAGACGACGCACCGGTacagcctgccagcagcctgccagaGCTCCCCGCTCAGCGCCG CCATCCACCGCACCCAGCCCTGGTTCCACGGGCGCATCTCCCGGGAGGACACCCAGCAGCTCATCGGCCGTCAGGGCTTGGTGGATGG TGTCTTCCTGGTGCGGGAGAGCCAGCGCAACCCCAAGGGCTTCGtcctgtccctgtgccacctGCAGAGGGTCAAACACTATCTCATCCTGCCG AGCGAGGAGGAGGGTCGGCTCTACTTCACCATGGACGACGGGCAGACCCGCTTCGCCGACCTCATCCAGCTTGTGGAGTTTCACCAGATCAACCGTGGCATCCTGCCGTGCAAGCTGCGGCACTACTGCACCTGCGTGGCTCTCTGA